From the Chiroxiphia lanceolata isolate bChiLan1 chromosome 6, bChiLan1.pri, whole genome shotgun sequence genome, the window CTGTTGGAGCAGCGCTAGCCTGCTGCAGGgtctgctggcacagctgggccagggcagcAGAAGGCAAGCCCTGCTAATCACCTGCTGCTGGAAGGTTAGGAAGTGGGACAGGAAGGCAACTGAAGTGGAATTTTAATTGCCTTCCTTTCATCACAAGCAGGGTTTACTTTGGGCATCCTGCTGCTACTCTAATAAGACTCTTTGGCCTCAGTCAGCAACCCACATTCATGGGGCTCATGGATTCAGGGCTTTGCTTGGAAGCCATCTGAGGGTTCTTCCAGCAAAGCTGACTGCCCTGAGTTATGCTGGTACTGCCCCAGCTGGCTCTCTGCTCTGCGGGCTGGAAATCAccatccccacagcagcagaacaggctGTGTAATGTGGCTATGCCTTGGCTGCTGTTCACATGTGAACCTCTTGGACTCACCCGCTGGCAAAGGAAAGCCCGTGCTAAAAGGGCAGGCTGTGCACTCGTGCACAGAGTGTGCCAGGACATGCCAGCTCTATCAGGCACAGCAGTGGTAATCAAGGCCTTACACCACTTCAGCCGTTTCCTTTGCAAAGGAGATCTGAGCCTCAAATCCTGCTAGTGAAGGTCCCTGCACGAcacctgcctgctgccagcAAAGAGACACGCTCCTTTGGCTACAGCTGACATCTGGTGCAGCTCTACGATGCTAATGAGAAACCCCAGACCTCTGCTTTACTTGGAAGTGTCAGGAGAGCCCAACACAGTTTGCAGCCCTTCAGCTATTTGGAGAAGGGAGGGGTGTGTATAAGATGAGGGAGAAAAGCAAGGTCCAGTATACTCCGGGCCAAAGGCTCTTTAAGAATCTGAACTGACACAGGATAAGAGGGAAAGTCTTgtgaattaaagaaaacaacagtcaaaaaccccagaaaacagagataaaagcaTGAATTTTTCACAGCGATGAGAGCTCAGAGGTGGATGCTCACTGGCTATGCCTTTATGAGGCACATAGAGGAGATGAGTAAGGAGTAACCATCAAACAACAAAGGGGTCTCTGGACACATTGAGTGAATTTTGGAATTTCTTGCAACTGGTGATTTGGTACCACTGAAAGTTTACATGAATTCAGAACAGGAGTGGAAAAAATCTTGCAAGAATAAAACAATCAAGGGCTATTAAACAGAACAACCTCCTCATTTAGCTCAGAAACCCTCTTAGCCACTAGCTGCTGGCAAACAAGGAAAGTGCTTCAGGGAAATAGTGTGcttgtcttcttttccttcctagTCACTCTGACTGCTGTCAGAAACTGGATGTGTGTTTagatggagctgtgctgtgactTGGCCCTTCCTCATATATTTTGATCATTTATATGTGTGAAACATCTATGGGAAAATTAGGCTACAAATCAGACTGAAAGCCCCCACCCTAAGCAACAATTAAAACTGGTTTGAAACAAACATCGTCCCAACCCTACTTCAATGGCAAAATGGGAAGAACTTAAGTAACAtggttttttaaagcaaaagtgaaaataGTTGGATGTTTCCAGTATTACAGGGCCTGACACAATATCCTAAGAAACTCACTTGGGAAAGTTGAACAGTCTTTCAGAATTCAATGAGGAGTAGgactgggaagaggaagggagagagggagggaggaagaaagtgAAAGAGGTGAGGGCCAAGAGAACTAGATCAATCTAACAtcaatttatgaaaaaaatacaaatgcagtCAGTAACCTATAAAATACCTGACTAATCAGTAAAAAAGTAACAACCAACACACCTATATCATGGCTACATCAAGCATAACTCATACCGAGTGAACAATTTTCTTTGGCAGAGGAGTACCTGGCCTTTATTAAGATTTTAggtaacattttatatttttattagtaaataAGGGAAGGCCTAATAAAGATGTAATGAGTCCAGTACATTTCAGTACAGATAATATAATTGGTaacttaaaagtaaaaaaaaattacatcatcACTGGAAGACAAGTTTAAGGGCAAAAATTATCTTGACCAAGTGGAAAAGTGCGGCCACCTGAAAAATTGCAGcgtgtggttttttttttccttttaatcttctcctgctccagagaAGTTGGCAGCTGCATGCCATCAGCACACCCAGCCCAGAAGGCTAATGTAGCCACACAGTGGGGTGTCCCTTCACAGACCAGAACAGGGGTGtctgaaatgtttgtttcttctctaGAACTTCAATTTTAATTCAAGGTCCACAGACCATCACAATCACACTTTGCTCTTGCCTAGGTTAAGGTCAGGCCTTGGAGTTCAGGTCTGCTGCACAGGCTTTGGCCAAACTCTCCTTGCATTATCATCCTCTGTCCTCTCATTCCAAAGCAGCTCCTTCTGGGCCCAGTTGGGCTTCCTGTGTGCTTTCCAAGAAGCAGATTACTGGAGCAGGAGCCCTGAAAAAGAGCAGACAGGTAACGGAATCTCTGTTGCTGTAATGAAATCTCACATTCATCCCTGAGAGATGGGCTCAACTCACCCCACCTGTGCCCCAGCAAAATCTGGGAATGGCCCTTTGTGTGTGCAGAGAAACTCATCTTCACGTCAGATGCCAGGGAACTGGTGCAGCTGAGCCACACCAAGCTCCAGTCCAGGCTGGCAGACTAAGACAATGATGACCAGCAGTGATGCTGGTCAGAAAGTTTTGTGTTCAATGCAGTGGGCAAAAGTGCAGCTTGAGACTCTGCCACAGACTCACTCTGTGATTTCAAGTGACACCTCCAGGTCTTCAGTACCTGCTTAGTGCAGGAATTCTTCCTGCTTCCACTCTCTGTCTGTGGGATTTCTATAGCTCAGGAGTTTTGTAGcatccagcacagcaaggacctTGTTGCAGAGGATAAAGGCATGTTAGGCATGTAACTGCTGACTGCCCCTCCAGGGAAAGAGTGATTTTGTTTGAGCAGCTTGGGCTCCATGCAACAATGTTTTGGATGTTGCAGAAGACCTCTGCGAAGCTCAGAGTATCCTTCACTGAGAGGACTTGTCTGCTCTCCCCAGGCAGGGGCCAGCAATCGTGCCAGGCAGCTGTGGAGCAGAGTcccgtgctggagcagcagatgatAACCCTTGACAGGTGTGCagacagcaaaaagcaaaaggagcaagagagaaggagagaaaacagctggaaacagCAAAATCTTGGAAGTCGTCATGATTTACGCAGCAAATTAAAGGCAACAAAGAGTTGCGATCCCTGGAAAGCTTTGCAAATCCCCCTGCTATAATTAGCTGTTGGCTCTGGAGGTGGTTTGCCAAAccagttttccagctgggatgatgctgggttttattttccccctgCTTCCATGCTCAACACCTGCTTAAAGCAGTGTGCTGGTGTAACATCAGCCAGTACCCAGCTCTGGCCAAGCTCACCATGGAATAAAATCTGGGGCACAGGCAATGCATTTGCTTCTCAGCACTGCCCCTGATGGTCTTGTAGAAGGCTTCCTTCCCTCTAAGCAGAACTTCACATATCCCATGGCTGTGGTGGTGGGCTCCAGATAGTCTTTGTTACCTATGATTTTTGCAGCCAGACATCACCAAATATAAATCCTAAGGAAAAGAATCAAAGCCAACTAGGACTGGGAACCAAAGACATGTAGTGTTCAATATAGTGTCATCCCTCTCAACCAAAATGAATAGTAACATATGCTCCAGTCCCAACTGAATGACATCAGcatgacatatatatatatatatatgtgtatatatatataaatatgaagtGCTTTATTGCAGCATCAGAATAAAGAATTATTCTCTATGAAATTTTGTAGgaataaaagacattttatatatattatatataaaaaccccacaataaaCCTAAGGAATAAAACCTTAGAGACTCATCACTTAAACAGCAGTGAGCTGGACAGAATCTTTGATGGGATATAAAAATAAACGCTTGCTTAATGTCTGCTTTTCTCAAAGTGCTCTGCAAAGCCTCCCAGTGTGTAAGGTGCTCGTATGAGGAACAACACTGCTTCTTGTTTCTCATGCTCCAGTTCATGCCTATATTGTCTAAACCATAGAGGCAGCGAAGCAGAATAGCTACTTGGCTCTCAACTAGCTTTTGTGGGGGAGGCGGGGAGTGGGGGGCTGTCAATGCAAGGAATTTTTCTACTTGCCCTTGGACAGGAACTCCAGTTATTACAGAACTAGACTGGTTGACATAGCCAGTATAAAGAGGAGGAGGGTGCAAAGCCTGAATAACAGTCCTTATTGTAAGAGCACTTCCTTAGAGAGTAGCCAGTCTAACAAACAAATTGGCTGAGCTTTGGCAAGTCTCCTTCAAGAAAGGCTGTTTGCAGAAGTCCTGCTTCCATGTGTGGGTCCAATACAGAACACTAGGCACATTCAACAGGATGTTGTTTTAAAGAAGTCAGCACTGACGGTAAATAAGCTCCTCTGAGAGTCTGATGATGTTAATAATGACATATGGTATGGGAGAGGAAATATGAAGATGCTGTGCTGAATGACAGAAGATAACAAGCTCATCCTTCCATGGCCTCGTCTGCTCAGTTTGTTTGCTTCCCATACAAAAGCCTCTGTGTCTCTTTACAAGGCTCCCCGAACACATCCCAGGCTCCCAGAATCAAGCCACCAGACCACTGCCACCCCCTCTTTACCACCTCTTTATGACCTACCTCTTTAGCAGAAACTAGCGAGCAAATGACCATTTTGACTGAAAGATGTAACGATCATGAAAATTTTCCAGGGTCTAGGTCTTCATCATGCTTATTTGGTTGTCTTCCTTCTTACTACTTACGTAACACTGCTCATCTCAGACTGCATACCTGTTGGGAAATGGATGATGCCTGCCTATGTTTTGATAGAACCCACAGCCAGAGTCTAGGGATACAAGTGTGGAATAGTTAAATAAGAAGAATTCAGTGATAACTTCATTAATAGTTTTGTTTTACCAGCTAGGAAGTCTTAGCTACTGATGACCAAAGATGCAATATTCTACCAAGGCAAAAGGATCAACATACATTCAACATATATAAAGATGCTCCCAGAAAGACTCCCCAGATTGCTTTCAGATCATGGATATTCACTGATGCTGGAGAAAACTCCTGCAAGAAGGACAGACATAGCACAGGATGGTCAGCCAAGGACCTCTGCAACCAGACAGATATTTTTTTGGTCCAACAGTGTCCTGCAGAAACACATGGAGTAGCTAACAGCCTCAGGTGAAACTTCTAGTCTAGAAATGACTCCATTCGTCTTTATGTGTGCTTGACTTGctcttttatttccactgatgcataaaattttccaaatgaaagCTGTAAAATTTCTGCCAGGTTCAACAACTGAATGTCCAGGGATAAAGGTGCTCAGCCTagtttctttgcagaaaaactCACAAAATATGCTGCGACACACTGCCATGGACCTGGGAAAAGCTGAATAAAACCCAGGCAAGACCAAAGTGCCAACAGAAAGCGTCATGATTCGTGGTCTGTGGACACCAGGTATTGACATTATTAGCATGTGTGTGTTCCTCCTTTGGAGTCACACTTGCGAGCCTGGCCCGGCAGCAAGCCTGAGAGGCGCAGGGCATGCCCATGACTCACTTTCTCTGGGCTGTCTCCTGCTGGGCACCTGGGCAGAGACAGCATGGAGCAGGGCCCGTGTCCAGCAGCAGACCAGAGAGGGCCAATGCTGGATGCTCCCAGTGGCACCTGACTTGTTCCTCTTCCCATGGAGAACTTGACTCGGTGCTTTTTGCTCCTCGCCAGCAATGGCATGAGCAGTGGCCAAGGTGTCTCCTGTCTCTGGCAGGCCTGTGAGTGGGAAACACAGGACTTTCTTCTGGACTGTGTCACAGGTGCTCCTGAGCACTGAGATCCTctgggggctgccagggcaccaAGGCCTGACAGTGGGCTAGTGCTGGGACTTGCATGGATGCTACCACCCTGCTCCCCCAAGCACCAAGGCAGAGGGGCTAAAATGCACAGAGGTGGTGCATCCCCTGTGATAACCTCCTCTGAGGCCCACCCATGTCTAGCTTTGGCAACCAAAACCCTGGTGGCAAGGCAATCTTGCCAAGGGAGCCCAGGCAGCCagtctcctcctgccccacacccaCCCTGGGCCTATGGACCCTGCTAAgcctttctctgctccttctcaACTGTGCATGCACAAACCTGAGGAGCATGCAAACCCTGCTTTGTATGCATGGTTGGGACAGCCATGTGCTCTCTAGAGGACCTACCCCAGTTTCAGACATAATCCAgtgtgtgccagggcaggtgcACAGGCAAGAGCAGGCAGCCGTGCCTCACCAGCTCCTCAGACAAGTCATGAAGCCAGCAGGAGCTGCGCCTGCTTCCCCCTGCGCTCAGCTTTCAGGTTGCATTGAAAGGTCGTAGAGAACAAAAgcgggcaggagcagccccttgTTCCATTTACACCTCCCAGCACTTACTGCTCCCCATGTGCCAGCCCAGGAGCCCTGGATTGCAGGACTGCCCTGGGTGGCATGGCAGGGATTGCACTACGATAACCTCCGGCACCCTCAGAAATCTGAGGGGGGCTGAGGCACCCCTCTGAGGGGTTGAGACAGATGGTGCATCCTCCCCACtttgcttggcaccactgaggaGCCCatgagcagggccagggctcgCCAGGCTGCGCAGGGGTGCAAGCCAGTGGCTCCTTTGAGAGTGGCTGTGGCTAGTACTCCTTggcctcctgcagctgggagaggtaCTCCTCCTCAGTGGGGTTGTCAGCACACTGTTGCCCATTGTTGGGAGGCCGGACAGCGTGATACCGGCTCCAGTCACCCTTGCAGAGGATCCAGGGCAGCATGTCCACTTGTAGTGCAGCTCGGGGAGAACTCGGTGCTGATGAGGTGGGGACGCCAGCCCCCTTACCGCGGGTGATGAGGGGGTGTGCTCGTCATcgcagcagtgctgggcagccAGGGTGGTGCTGTCCAGGGAGAGCATGGAGCGCAGGCAGAAGCGTGCTGTGGGCTTGTAGATGTCCAGGCGCTCCTTGGGCCACTGGCATCCCGCCATCGGAAGCTCTGCACTGTGCGTCATCCCGCAGGTTGACGGCACTGTAGACGGCCTCCAGTGGGTaggagcaggggcagctgggCAGGTCGTCAGCACTTTGCTCAGGTACTTGGTGAGGAAGTCGCTCTTGCAGTTCAGCCACTTTCTCACAGCTGTCTACCCTCTGGGGGGAAGGCACAGAAAGGTGAGGGCATGCACAGTCTGCACCCCACTTTACCCAGTTGCCATTTGCCTGCCACCTTGCCAATACCACCAGTGGAACCTGCAACACCACGCAGGAGCAGTCAGGCTCTTGGATGAGCTGGAGCCAGGCTCCCTCCCCAAGGCAGTGACAGAGGGAAGGGGTTTTGtgctggggccagggctggcagcatTCCCCCTGGGAGAGGGCACACAGCAGGCTGGCCTCAGCCACTGAACTGTAAAGCAGGACTATGTTGTACCAGGCTGTGGGAGCAACTGGGTTTACCAGCATGACCACTGAAGCCTGCACATGGCAGTGGTTTGGGGTGACTTAGGTCTGGAACACTAGATGGGGAGCCCTTGGCAGAGCCCCTCCCCACCAGCCAAGCTATGACCCCCCAGTCATAGCTGAAGCCAGTGCAAGGTAGAAGCAGAGGCTGACCTGAGTTGAACAGCTCTGTGGTGTTGTCACTTCTGAAAGGTGTCTCTTCTGTGGGGAAGACATTTCCCCTTCTGCAccttgagaaataaaaaaaaagcaacaaagagCCAGGCTGAACACCAGGACAAGTGGCGGGATTTTTCCCTCTGTATGTGCACCAGACACCATTCAttttccagcccctctcctgccactCTCTGGTGACATAGCTCTGCCTTTGGAAGCAAGGGCCAGCAGCAAGACCTGGATGGACACACCTGCCCGAGGCTGTGAGTTACGTAAGTCCCAGTGGATAGAGCCGGCTCTCAATATGCTCAGGAGAAAATTTCAAGCTCCCAGTGTGAGAGAGGTGCAAGAAGTCACACATCAAGCCGGACCCCAGCTCCTACCACCCTTGGGTACCACACAACTCCTTAGGGAGCCATGAAGCCCAATCATAGCCTCTTGTGGAAACGAAGCCCCCATGCTCATTAGCTCTGATCCACTAAACATAACTAGTTCTTGAAGCATGAGCAATGCCTGCAGCAGTGGGGGACCAGCCGCATCGGGGTCAGACAGTACCCAAGCACTGGTATGGCCAAGGGCTCACCAGGGCAGTGTGGCAGGTCACAGGTCCTCGACTCCGTTGCTGTGCAGGCATAACCACAGGACCGGGTCCTCTTCTGGTTCCCACTGCCACAGGTAGTGCTGCAAGGGGACCACAGGCTCCACTCATCCTCATCTTCATAGTCTGTGCaaggcagggaagaggcagagagTGGGTGAACCTCAGCAAAGTCTTAGCAGAAGGGGAGCCAACAGCCACCTGGGACCTCCCTCAGCTCTGCACCATCCCTGTACGGGGACAGTGCTGCCTGGGGCACACAGAAGTACCCAGTCATGTGATGCCAAGGGCCAACCTTGTCCTCGCTGCCAACCCCAGGGAAGCAGCCCCTGAGCAAAAGTTCTCATTCTCACAGCTTTGCTCCCAGTCATACCAACCCAAACAGGCATCGctgtccatccccatcctcaCTGAACCTGGCCAATGCACTGGCCATGATGCTGAAGCATGAGGTACTAGCAAAGGTTGACTGGTTTCAGGGTCATGGCCGAGAAGCTGCAAGAGCTTCTGTGGTGCCGTGGCCTGTCTGCTCACCAGTACTTGCCATGGagccctctgcagctcctctcctggaGGAATGCCGACGTCTGAGGCAAAGGCTTCTGGCACTGGTGTCACTGCAGGGATCTGAGTCCATGGCAGCAGCACTTGTCATTAAacatttacaatatttttctcatcTGAGCATACCTTCGCTAGAGTCCATGCTCCATCTGATTACATGCAAGGGCAATTCCCACTGGGACTCTAGCATGTCTGACTgctggcagccacagctgagTACTAGCCTTGCTCCTTGGCATgcttgttaattttttaagtagGAGCTGAGCACCAGTGTGCTGTgatccctgctgcagggctgtaGGCCAGGCAAGGCAGGGGAAGGCAGTGCAGGCCTGCAGGGCAGCTGTGCATACCAAGAGAACTCACcgtaattatatttttccttaaagatCCAGTTCTTCTGCCCAGGCCATCGCTGGTCCCAATTACCTCCCACTCCACTGAGCATGGACTCTTCCTCCTCATACTCTGCTGTGtaatcttcctcctcctcatcatcctcttcttcttcctccctgtcccctaCATCCAGGTtgtcatcctcttcctcctcttcttcctcttcttcctcctcctcctcctcctcctcctcctccccctcgGCAGGGTCATATTCCCAGAAGAGGGGCCAGAACAGGTCCTTGTGGGACAACCACTCAGAGGATGTCAGAGACCAGTCATTTCTTGTCTCCTTCAACAAGTCCATCTCCATCTCGGCCTGAGGATCATCCACCACTTCAATGGTCACCTTTAAGGCAGACATGAGGCAAGGCAGTgagccagggcacagccctgggacagACCTACCAGACCATGCACTGGTTCCCAACCTGAGACACCTTGGGCTGCAGGACCATGAGGAGCACAAGTGGTCTCGCCTCATTCAGAGAGACTGAGCAGGGACAGTGTGGGAGGCACAGGGGGGCTGGTGGTCACCCACAGGGGCAAACACCACCCTCA encodes:
- the ISM2 gene encoding isthmin-2 isoform X2 — encoded protein: MRSCHHQARHGAEAERAGWPTAAQASWVAQQLPGAQQWPQPSSGGQEESLPFMLNLQSLPGLTNVDLSAQNPNIQVTIEVVDDPQAEMEMDLLKETRNDWSLTSSEWLSHKDLFWPLFWEYDPAEGEEEEEEEEEEEEEEEEEEDDNLDVGDREEEEEDDEEEEDYTAEYEEEESMLSGVGGNWDQRWPGQKNWIFKEKYNYDYEDEDEWSLWSPCSTTCGSGNQKRTRSCGYACTATESRTCDLPHCPGAEGEMSSPQKRHLSEVTTPQSCSTQRVDSCEKVAELQERLPHQVPEQSADDLPSCPCSYPLEAVYSAVNLRDDAQCRASDGGMPVAQGAPGHLQAHSTLLPALHALPGQHHPGCPALLR
- the ISM2 gene encoding isthmin-2 isoform X1; this encodes MSCTGTEVCGSLPCASPQLLLLLDSSRAVWPRRGSHFPRAISPCCGSPACVVTQVRPVWSILLRCRLVRRAQLGSLPHPTLVRQGMRSCHHQARHGAEAERAGWPTAAQASWVAQQLPGAQQWPQPSSGGQEESLPFMLNLQSLPGLTNVDLSAQNPNIQVTIEVVDDPQAEMEMDLLKETRNDWSLTSSEWLSHKDLFWPLFWEYDPAEGEEEEEEEEEEEEEEEEEEDDNLDVGDREEEEEDDEEEEDYTAEYEEEESMLSGVGGNWDQRWPGQKNWIFKEKYNYDYEDEDEWSLWSPCSTTCGSGNQKRTRSCGYACTATESRTCDLPHCPGAEGEMSSPQKRHLSEVTTPQSCSTQRVDSCEKVAELQERLPHQVPEQSADDLPSCPCSYPLEAVYSAVNLRDDAQCRASDGGMPVAQGAPGHLQAHSTLLPALHALPGQHHPGCPALLR